A stretch of the Lytechinus variegatus isolate NC3 chromosome 5, Lvar_3.0, whole genome shotgun sequence genome encodes the following:
- the LOC121415750 gene encoding uncharacterized protein LOC121415750, with product MIDSEEQIVPLAHHMTWIHNFPKCDSCVTMNAAEKGRHSHEHRPFPQESAHPHAVAMVNGESSRGLLQGAKFLPGIVQGRSIEREQRLGTSRTTADNMPVPNPDRSNYLPQISTRHRIADNTSPTTRFKVGITRAQQRLAKSLDSEEQSKIRAHRPMSLPSISSEKMTSGSSGTSASDSGVYDVTNEEDEDTFLSRVSLEESASEDEEDNSNLTIDPFPYQSERSPYESEIDTAPPKPATPIKPKKKKKKEKLAPPPPPKPRPKRAKKPFKRKRPINFAALRRHEQEVARRHPIKKQFLYSNVLESELKSYIPPRLPGGKLKSVYKRTQTGDIMFPHDPITVHYTELKNESEQDTQSPWQRRRQEALQAFLERRKKLLKRVSSNDKKRRVRFTLPPGHIDSASESDDNADKSNDTSHGSGAGNDERSEGDSQINDEDGAQPPRISLVVEEALRALESKPSRKDSDDLVQNWLQTTEDKSSVEKTPLGTKLPKISENIVLSISPPLVHDDPHRRLHDASNITVNVTEFIDTTGL from the coding sequence ATGATCGACTCGGAGGAGCAAATAGTGCCTCTTGCGCATCACATGACCTGGATTCATAATTTTCCTAAATGCGACAGCTGCGTCACCATGAACGCAGCCGAAAAGGGACGCCATTCACACGAACATCGCCCATTTCCACAAGAATCGGCTCATCCCCATGCAGTTGCCATGGTAAACGGTGAGTCGTCACGTGGATTGCTTCAAGGTGCAAAGTTCCTTCCTGGGATCGTGCAAGGAAGATCTATTGAGAGGGAGCAGAGGTTGGGGACGAGTCGCACTACGGCGGATAACATGCCGGTGCCAAATCCTGATAGGTCAAATTATCTGCCTCAAATATCAACTCGACATCGGATAGCCGATAACACCAGTCCGACAACACGATTCAAAGTGGGCATCACAAGAGCTCAACAAAGACTTGCAAAGTCTCTAGATTCTGAGGAGCAGAGTAAGATAAGGGCACACAGACCTATGAGTTTGCCGTCCATTTCGTCTGAAAAAATGACTTCCGGTTCATCTGGTACTTCTGCTTCAGACAGCGGTgtgtatgacgtcacaaatgagGAGGACGAAGACACATTCCTCAGCCGGGTATCCCTGGAGGAATCCGCCTCAGAGGATGAAGAAGATAACAGTAATCTTACAATCGATCCATTCCCTTATCAATCAGAAAGGTCCCCGTACGAAAGTGAAATTGATACTGCACCTCCGAAACCAGCGACACCGATTAAgccaaagaagaaaaagaagaaggaaaagctAGCGCCTCCTCCTCCACCGAAGCCGCGTCCTAAGAGAGCGAAGAAGCCTTTTAAGCGGAAACGTCCGATAAACTTTGCAGCTCTCCGCCGCCACGAGCAAGAAGTTGCAAGACGTCACCCAATCAAGAAGCAGTTCTTGTACTCGAACGTTCTGGAGTCTGAACTCAAAAGTTACATTCCACCTCGATTGCCCGGCGGGAAGCTCAAATCTGTCTACAAACGAACCCAAACGGGAGATATCATGTTCCCTCATGATCCAATCACAGTGCATTATACTGAACTTAAGAATGAGTCGGAACAGGATACGCAGTCACCGTGGCAACGTCGGAGACAAGAAGCGCTTCAGGCTTTCTTAGAAAGGAGGAAGAAGTTACTGAAGCGTGTTTCGTCAAACGACAAGAAAAGGCGCGTCCGGTTCACTTTGCCTCCAGGTCATATAGATAGTGCCAGCGAAAGCGACGACAATGCCGATAAGTCAAACGATACCAGCCATGGAAGTGGTGCCGGCAACGATGAACGATCAGAAGGTGATTCCCAAATAAACGACGAAGACGGTGCTCAACCACCTCGCATAAGCCTTGTCGTTGAGGAAGCCCTTCGCGCACTTGAGAGCAAACCATCACGAAAAGATTCCGATGATTTAGTTCAAAACTGGCTGCAGACGACAGAAGACAAGAGCAGTGTCGAAAAAACACCACTCGGCACCAAACTTCCGAAGATATCCGAAAATATTGTATTATCGATATCACCTCCGCTTGTTCATGACGATCCCCATCGCCGATTACACGATGCGAGCAACATCACTGTGAATGTGACTGAATTTATCGACACAACTGGTTTATAA